From Amycolatopsis sp. YIM 10, the proteins below share one genomic window:
- a CDS encoding MarR family winged helix-turn-helix transcriptional regulator, whose product MSLPDDAVEARAQGWRTLAALHARIEDKLERSLQREHQLSVSEYTVLDVLARQDGFHLRMNQLSTAVVLSQSATTRLVSRLEDRGLLQRYLCPTDRRGIYTEVTPAGQALLADARPTHDRTLSQALAEAEELPELAPLVGALARLTEVS is encoded by the coding sequence GTGTCACTGCCCGATGACGCCGTAGAAGCACGCGCCCAGGGCTGGCGCACCTTGGCCGCGCTCCACGCGCGCATCGAGGACAAGCTGGAGCGCTCGCTGCAGCGCGAGCACCAGCTGTCGGTCAGCGAGTACACCGTGCTCGACGTGCTGGCCCGGCAGGACGGCTTCCACCTGCGGATGAACCAGCTGTCCACCGCCGTGGTGCTGAGCCAGTCGGCCACCACGCGCCTGGTGAGCAGGCTCGAGGACCGGGGCCTGCTCCAGCGCTACCTGTGCCCGACCGACCGCCGCGGCATCTACACCGAGGTGACGCCCGCCGGGCAGGCGCTGCTCGCCGACGCCCGTCCGACGCACGACCGCACGCTTTCGCAGGCGCTCGCCGAAGCCGAGGAACTGCCCGAGCTGGCGCCGCTGGTCGGCGCGCTGGCCCGGCTCACCGAAGTTTCCTGA
- the ligD gene encoding non-homologous end-joining DNA ligase, which translates to MSEAVVIETDGVEVPITSPDKVFFTERGQTKLDLVRYYQAVAAPLLATIQGRPLLLERYPAGASGKSWFQKRVPKSVPPWLRTTVVSTPNGTTSDALVAADLAHILWAVNLGCLGFHVWPYHAETPEVTDELRIDLDPSPGVGFDQLREAAGLTRELLAEVGIEARLKTSGSRGLHVYVRLEPRWDGYQVRAGAVALARELERRYPERITAKWWKEERGARVFVDFNQNAPHKTVFGAWCVRPRVGAQVSTPIRWDELGTVTPDELTIATVPALVAERGDPWQGMNERPQSLEPLLEWSRRDLADGLMDAPWPPVYPKQPNEPPRVAPSRAKRP; encoded by the coding sequence ATGAGCGAGGCGGTGGTGATCGAGACCGATGGCGTCGAGGTGCCGATCACCTCGCCGGACAAGGTCTTCTTCACCGAACGCGGGCAGACCAAGCTCGACCTGGTGCGGTACTACCAGGCCGTGGCGGCTCCGCTGCTGGCCACCATCCAGGGGCGGCCGCTGCTGCTGGAGCGGTACCCGGCCGGGGCGAGCGGCAAGTCGTGGTTCCAGAAACGCGTGCCCAAGTCGGTGCCCCCGTGGCTGCGGACCACGGTGGTGTCCACCCCGAACGGGACCACCAGCGACGCGCTGGTCGCCGCCGACCTCGCGCACATCCTGTGGGCGGTCAATCTCGGCTGTCTCGGGTTCCACGTGTGGCCGTACCACGCGGAAACCCCGGAGGTGACCGACGAACTCCGCATCGACCTGGACCCCTCGCCCGGCGTCGGGTTCGACCAGCTGCGCGAAGCGGCCGGGCTGACCAGGGAGTTGCTGGCCGAGGTGGGCATCGAGGCGCGGCTGAAGACCTCCGGGTCACGCGGGCTGCACGTCTACGTCCGGCTCGAACCGCGGTGGGACGGCTACCAGGTGCGTGCCGGGGCGGTCGCGCTCGCACGCGAACTGGAGCGGCGGTACCCCGAGCGGATCACCGCGAAGTGGTGGAAGGAAGAACGCGGCGCCCGGGTTTTTGTCGACTTCAACCAGAACGCGCCGCACAAGACGGTTTTCGGGGCGTGGTGCGTGCGACCGCGCGTCGGCGCGCAGGTGTCCACGCCGATCCGCTGGGACGAACTCGGCACCGTCACCCCCGACGAACTGACCATCGCGACCGTGCCCGCGCTGGTCGCCGAACGCGGTGATCCGTGGCAGGGCATGAACGAGCGGCCGCAGTCGCTAGAGCCGCTGCTGGAGTGGTCCCGCCGGGATCTGGCCGACGGGCTGATGGACGCGCCGTGGCCGCCGGTCTACCCGAAGCAGCCCAACGAGCCACCGCGTGTGGCCCCGAGCCGCGCCAAACGCCCCTGA
- a CDS encoding MFS transporter, whose translation MPVALFALAISAFGIGTTEFVIMGLLPEVAADFGVSIPAAGLLISGYALGVVVGAPLLTALGSRIPRKTVLVGLMVLFIAGNLVSAVATGYGLLMTGRIVAALSHGAFFGVGSVVAASLVAPSRQASAIAMMFTGLTVANVLGVPAGTALGQQLGWRSTFWAVSALGVVGLIGIIALVPRQERVESGGLRRELAVFRKPQVWLALAMTALGFAGVFASFTYIAPMMTEVAGFSSGAVTWLLVLFGGGLVAGNLLGGRAADRALMPSLYVILAALALVLLAFVFTAHAQVPAAITIALFGAAGFATVPPLQARVMAQAGEAPALASAANIAAFNLGNAGGAWLGGLAIDGGLGYTAPNWIGALLAGSGLLVALLSGMLDRKRSPLVTVH comes from the coding sequence ATGCCCGTCGCCCTGTTCGCGCTGGCGATCAGCGCCTTCGGCATCGGCACCACCGAGTTCGTGATCATGGGCCTGCTGCCCGAGGTGGCCGCGGACTTCGGGGTCTCCATCCCGGCCGCCGGGCTGCTGATCTCCGGTTACGCGCTCGGGGTGGTGGTCGGCGCGCCGCTGCTCACCGCGCTCGGCTCGCGGATCCCGCGCAAGACCGTGCTGGTCGGGCTGATGGTGCTGTTCATCGCGGGCAACCTGGTCTCGGCCGTGGCCACCGGCTACGGCCTGCTGATGACCGGGCGGATCGTGGCCGCGCTGTCGCACGGCGCCTTCTTCGGCGTCGGCTCGGTGGTGGCCGCCTCGCTGGTCGCGCCCTCGCGGCAGGCCAGCGCGATCGCGATGATGTTCACCGGGCTGACCGTGGCGAACGTGCTGGGTGTGCCCGCCGGGACCGCGCTCGGCCAGCAGCTCGGCTGGCGCTCCACGTTCTGGGCGGTCAGCGCGCTGGGTGTGGTCGGCCTGATCGGCATCATCGCGCTGGTGCCCCGGCAGGAGCGCGTCGAAAGCGGTGGATTGCGCCGCGAACTGGCCGTGTTCCGCAAGCCGCAGGTGTGGCTGGCACTGGCGATGACCGCACTCGGCTTCGCCGGGGTGTTCGCCTCGTTCACCTACATCGCGCCGATGATGACCGAGGTGGCCGGCTTCTCCTCCGGCGCGGTCACCTGGCTGCTGGTGCTGTTCGGCGGCGGGCTGGTCGCGGGCAACCTGCTCGGCGGGCGCGCCGCGGACCGCGCGCTGATGCCCAGCCTGTACGTCATTCTCGCCGCGCTCGCGCTGGTGCTGCTGGCGTTCGTGTTCACCGCGCACGCCCAGGTGCCCGCGGCGATCACCATCGCGTTGTTCGGCGCCGCGGGGTTCGCCACCGTGCCGCCGTTGCAGGCGCGGGTGATGGCGCAGGCCGGGGAGGCACCCGCGCTGGCGTCGGCGGCGAACATCGCCGCGTTCAACCTCGGCAACGCCGGTGGGGCCTGGCTGGGCGGCCTGGCCATCGACGGTGGCCTCGGTTACACCGCGCCCAACTGGATCGGCGCCCTGCTCGCCGGCTCCGGGCTGCTGGTCGCGCTGTTGTCCGGGATGCTGGACCGGAAGCGGTCCCCGCTCGTCACCGTCCACTGA
- a CDS encoding germacradienol/geosmin synthase — translation MQAFTLPEFYMPYPARLNPHLERTRAHSMQWAKDMGMLDAPTPGGGLVWDEPALAKMDYALMCAYTHPDCDGPALDLITDWYVWVFFFDDHFLEEFKYSRDLTGAKAHLDHLELFMTDDPPEPVNPAEAGLKDLWARTIPKMSDDWRRRFVTSTHNLMVESMWELDNINRGRIANPIEYVQMRRRVGGAPWSANLVECVAAEVPGALAATRPLEVLRDTFSDAVHLRNDLFSYQREVQEEGENSNAVLVFEEFFGCSTQEAAELVNDLLTSRLQQFENTALTEVPDLLAATGTPPHEALAVAAYVKGLQDWQAGGHEWHERSSRYMNGSQNEGSPLGGPTGLGTSASRLVFAPGARTWVRQHSHVPRQPVGPLPVPELYMPFPIHTSPNLPDSREHTAAWAREMGMFDPVSELGGASVWDERRMRGIDLAHCAAMIHADATPEQLDLSSDWLTWGTYGDDLYPLLDPATARACNARLSLFMPEPGAPTPEAESALERGLADLWRRTAGPMPDAHRQEFREAVEEMTASWVWEVDNQAQNRIPDPIDYVEMRRKTFGSDMTAALAKLARPVQVPPEVYHHRTMHELETAAQDYACFANDLYSYQKEIEFEGEVHNLVLVVENFLGVDRFRAAEFVAKLMKARMEEFEHIVAGELGLMCDELDLTDEVRRALIGHAEHLKDWMSGILEWHRKCVRYTEPELKRVRGDSTTSTPPVDFSFPPTGLGTSAARIRDAVASR, via the coding sequence ATGGACTACGCGCTCATGTGCGCCTACACCCACCCGGACTGCGACGGACCCGCACTCGACCTCATCACCGACTGGTACGTCTGGGTCTTCTTCTTCGACGACCACTTCCTCGAAGAGTTCAAGTACTCCCGCGACCTCACCGGCGCGAAGGCCCACCTCGACCACCTCGAACTGTTCATGACCGACGACCCGCCCGAACCGGTGAACCCCGCCGAGGCCGGGCTCAAGGACCTCTGGGCCCGCACGATCCCCAAGATGTCCGACGACTGGCGACGCCGGTTCGTCACCAGCACGCACAACCTGATGGTCGAGTCCATGTGGGAACTCGACAACATCAACCGCGGGCGCATCGCGAACCCGATCGAGTACGTGCAGATGCGCCGCCGCGTCGGCGGGGCGCCGTGGTCGGCGAACCTGGTCGAGTGCGTGGCGGCCGAGGTGCCGGGCGCGCTCGCCGCCACCCGGCCGCTGGAGGTCCTGCGCGACACCTTCTCCGACGCCGTCCACCTGCGCAACGACCTGTTCTCCTACCAGCGCGAGGTCCAGGAGGAAGGCGAGAACTCCAACGCGGTCCTGGTCTTCGAGGAGTTCTTCGGCTGCTCCACGCAGGAAGCCGCGGAGCTGGTCAACGACCTGCTCACCTCCCGACTCCAGCAGTTCGAGAACACCGCGCTCACCGAAGTCCCCGACCTTCTCGCCGCCACCGGCACCCCGCCGCACGAGGCGCTCGCCGTCGCCGCCTACGTCAAGGGGTTGCAGGACTGGCAGGCCGGCGGGCACGAGTGGCACGAGCGCTCCAGCCGCTACATGAACGGCTCCCAGAACGAAGGTTCCCCGCTCGGCGGGCCGACGGGGCTGGGCACCTCGGCGAGCAGGCTCGTCTTCGCGCCCGGCGCGCGCACCTGGGTCCGCCAGCACTCGCACGTGCCACGGCAGCCGGTCGGCCCGTTGCCGGTGCCCGAGCTGTACATGCCGTTCCCCATCCACACCAGCCCGAACCTGCCCGACTCCCGCGAGCACACCGCCGCGTGGGCCAGGGAGATGGGCATGTTCGACCCGGTCTCCGAACTCGGCGGTGCCTCGGTGTGGGACGAGCGCCGGATGCGCGGGATCGATCTCGCCCACTGCGCCGCGATGATCCACGCCGACGCCACGCCCGAGCAGCTCGACCTGTCCTCGGACTGGCTCACCTGGGGCACCTACGGCGACGACCTCTACCCGCTGCTCGACCCGGCTACCGCACGCGCCTGCAACGCGCGGCTTTCCCTGTTCATGCCCGAACCCGGTGCCCCGACGCCCGAAGCGGAGAGCGCGCTCGAACGCGGCCTCGCCGACCTCTGGCGGCGCACCGCGGGGCCGATGCCGGACGCGCACCGCCAGGAGTTCCGCGAGGCCGTCGAGGAGATGACCGCGAGCTGGGTGTGGGAAGTGGACAACCAGGCGCAGAACCGGATCCCGGACCCGATCGACTACGTGGAGATGCGGCGCAAGACCTTCGGCTCGGACATGACCGCGGCACTGGCGAAACTGGCCAGGCCCGTACAGGTGCCGCCGGAGGTCTACCACCACCGCACCATGCACGAACTGGAAACCGCCGCCCAGGACTACGCCTGCTTCGCCAACGACCTGTACTCGTACCAGAAGGAGATCGAGTTCGAGGGCGAGGTGCACAACCTCGTACTGGTGGTGGAGAACTTCCTCGGCGTCGACCGGTTCCGGGCCGCCGAGTTCGTCGCGAAGCTGATGAAGGCGCGCATGGAGGAGTTCGAGCACATCGTCGCGGGAGAACTGGGCCTCATGTGCGACGAACTGGACCTCACCGACGAGGTGCGCCGCGCGCTGATCGGGCACGCCGAGCACCTCAAGGACTGGATGTCCGGAATCCTCGAATGGCACCGCAAGTGCGTGCGCTACACCGAGCCGGAGCTGAAGCGCGTCCGCGGAGACAGCACCACCAGCACCCCGCCGGTCGACTTCTCGTTCCCGCCCACCGGCCTGGGCACCTCCGCCGCCCGGATCCGGGACGCGGTGGCGAGCAGGTGA
- a CDS encoding NAD(P)-dependent oxidoreductase: protein MTENSTQVTFAGLGDMGRALAAAVLRDGFTATVWNRTPGKAGELVAAGAHEAAGLGEAFEASPVVILCVVDNNAVGELLDAAGDRLRGRTVVNLTNGTPRQARELAERVTALGAEYVDGGIMAVPPGIGTEASFVLYAGPEGVVEAQRELLATFGGVQYVGEDTGLASLYDLALLSGMYGMHAGVMHAYALIGSAGIPASGFSALLNSWIQAMSGFVQQAADRIDRDEFTKDVVSNLAMQAQAFPNLIEASKEQGVRPDLMEPVMRLFQERVAQGHGDEDGVGVIKLLQAKA from the coding sequence ATGACGGAGAACTCCACCCAGGTGACCTTCGCCGGGCTGGGTGACATGGGCCGGGCGCTGGCCGCGGCGGTGCTGCGCGACGGGTTCACGGCCACGGTGTGGAACCGCACGCCGGGCAAGGCGGGCGAACTGGTCGCCGCCGGAGCACACGAGGCGGCAGGACTGGGCGAGGCCTTCGAGGCGAGTCCGGTGGTGATCCTGTGCGTGGTCGACAACAACGCGGTCGGCGAACTGCTCGACGCGGCCGGTGATCGCCTGCGCGGGCGGACCGTGGTCAACCTGACCAACGGCACCCCTCGGCAGGCCCGTGAGCTGGCGGAACGCGTCACCGCACTGGGCGCGGAGTACGTCGACGGCGGCATCATGGCGGTGCCGCCGGGCATCGGCACCGAGGCCTCGTTCGTGCTCTACGCCGGGCCGGAGGGTGTGGTCGAGGCGCAGCGCGAACTGCTCGCGACCTTCGGCGGGGTGCAGTACGTCGGCGAAGACACCGGCCTGGCTTCGCTGTACGACCTGGCGCTGCTGAGCGGGATGTACGGGATGCACGCGGGCGTGATGCACGCCTATGCGCTGATCGGCTCGGCAGGCATCCCGGCCTCCGGCTTCTCGGCGTTGCTGAATTCGTGGATCCAGGCGATGTCCGGGTTCGTCCAGCAGGCGGCCGATCGGATCGACCGTGACGAGTTCACCAAGGACGTGGTGTCGAACCTGGCCATGCAGGCGCAGGCCTTCCCGAACCTGATCGAAGCCAGCAAGGAGCAGGGGGTGCGGCCGGACCTGATGGAGCCGGTGATGCGCCTGTTCCAGGAGCGCGTGGCGCAGGGACACGGCGATGAAGACGGTGTGGGCGTGATCAAGCTCTTGCAGGCAAAAGCATGA
- a CDS encoding SDR family NAD(P)-dependent oxidoreductase has protein sequence MRLDLSGKTALVTGSSQGIGLAIATGLARAGARVAVNGRKKSAVDEAVDGVRAAGGEAVAAVADVASSAGAEELTALLPEVDVLVNNLGIFGTEAPLEISDDEWRRYFEVNVLSAVRLTRAYLPGMTGRGWGRVLNIASDSALVIPAEMIHYGVSKTALLGVSRGFAKEAAGTGVTVNSVIAGPTHTGGVEDFVYQLVDRSLPWDEAQREFMRLHRPQSLLQRLIEPEEIANMVVYLSSPLASATTGAAVRVDGGYVDSIVP, from the coding sequence ATGCGACTGGATCTGAGCGGGAAGACCGCGCTGGTCACCGGTTCCAGCCAGGGCATCGGGCTGGCCATCGCGACCGGGCTCGCGCGGGCGGGCGCGCGGGTCGCGGTGAACGGCCGCAAGAAGTCCGCTGTGGACGAAGCGGTGGACGGGGTGCGCGCGGCGGGCGGCGAAGCGGTGGCCGCCGTCGCGGACGTGGCCTCGTCGGCGGGCGCGGAGGAACTGACCGCGCTGCTGCCCGAAGTGGACGTCCTGGTCAACAACCTCGGCATCTTCGGCACCGAGGCGCCGCTGGAGATCAGCGACGACGAATGGCGGCGCTACTTCGAGGTGAACGTGCTGTCCGCGGTCCGGCTCACCCGCGCCTACCTGCCCGGCATGACCGGGCGCGGGTGGGGGCGCGTGCTGAACATCGCCAGCGACTCGGCACTGGTGATCCCGGCCGAGATGATCCACTACGGCGTCTCGAAGACGGCCCTGCTCGGGGTCTCGCGCGGATTCGCGAAGGAGGCGGCTGGCACCGGCGTCACGGTGAACTCGGTGATCGCCGGGCCGACGCACACCGGCGGCGTGGAGGACTTCGTCTACCAGCTGGTGGACCGCTCGCTGCCGTGGGACGAGGCGCAACGCGAGTTCATGCGGCTGCACCGGCCGCAGTCCCTGCTGCAGCGGCTGATCGAGCCGGAGGAGATCGCGAACATGGTGGTCTACCTCAGCTCACCACTGGCCTCGGCGACCACGGGTGCCGCGGTCCGCGTCGACGGCGGTTACGTCGATTCGATCGTGCCGTGA
- a CDS encoding SDR family oxidoreductase: MRAVVTGGTHGIGLAIAKAVLAREGQVLVTGRDERKVEAARDELGPRAFVLRSDAASMADIDALGRVVDDRLGGVDALFVNAGVAYNQSFAETTEEIYDRTFDVNTKGAFFTVRRLLPHLCENGAIVFTTSVADEGGAPGMGAYAGSKAALWSFAQVLAAELLPRRIRVNAVAPGFIDTPSMGLTGASTEERAAFSKAGDLVTPMKRHGTPEEVASAAMFLAFDGTFTTAVKLPVDGGLGRKIAG; encoded by the coding sequence ATGAGGGCCGTGGTTACCGGCGGGACGCACGGGATCGGACTCGCCATCGCGAAGGCGGTGCTCGCGCGCGAAGGTCAGGTGCTGGTCACCGGCCGCGACGAGCGCAAGGTCGAGGCGGCCCGCGACGAACTGGGGCCGCGCGCGTTCGTGCTGCGCTCGGACGCGGCGAGCATGGCCGACATCGACGCGCTGGGCAGGGTCGTCGACGACCGGCTCGGCGGGGTGGACGCGCTGTTCGTCAATGCCGGGGTCGCCTACAACCAGTCGTTCGCCGAGACCACCGAAGAGATCTACGACCGGACGTTCGACGTGAACACCAAGGGCGCGTTCTTCACCGTGCGGCGACTGTTGCCGCACCTGTGCGAGAACGGCGCGATCGTGTTCACCACCTCGGTCGCCGACGAAGGCGGGGCGCCGGGCATGGGTGCCTACGCGGGTTCGAAGGCGGCGCTGTGGTCGTTCGCGCAGGTGCTGGCCGCGGAACTGCTGCCGCGGCGGATCCGGGTGAACGCGGTGGCGCCGGGCTTCATCGACACGCCGAGCATGGGCCTGACCGGGGCGAGCACCGAGGAACGCGCGGCGTTCTCGAAGGCGGGCGACCTGGTCACCCCGATGAAGCGGCACGGCACGCCGGAGGAGGTGGCGTCGGCCGCGATGTTCCTGGCGTTCGACGGCACCTTCACCACCGCGGTGAAGCTCCCGGTCGACGGCGGTCTCGGCCGGAAGATCGCGGGCTGA
- a CDS encoding aldo/keto reductase, protein MTGIPTVTLNNGVVMPQLGYGVFQVPDAETAAAVTSALEAGYRSIDTATVYGNEHGVGQALADSGIKREDLFVTTKLWNSDQGYDQALRAFDASAERLGLDYLDLYLIHWPTPERGLYAETWRALEKLYADGRVRAIGVSNFQPSHLDELARTSSVVPAVNQVEVHPYLQQAEVREYDEKHGIATEAWSPLAKGGDLLADPVVRELAGKHDRTPAQVVLRWHLQLGNVVIPKSVTPARIRENLAVFDFTLAEEDLTALATLDRGHRTGPDPDTFNVA, encoded by the coding sequence ATGACCGGCATTCCCACCGTCACCCTGAACAACGGCGTAGTCATGCCGCAGCTCGGGTACGGGGTGTTCCAGGTACCCGACGCGGAGACCGCGGCGGCGGTGACCTCCGCGCTCGAAGCCGGGTACCGCAGCATCGACACCGCGACCGTGTACGGCAACGAGCACGGGGTCGGCCAGGCGCTGGCCGATTCGGGCATCAAGCGCGAGGACCTGTTCGTCACCACCAAGCTGTGGAACTCCGACCAGGGTTACGACCAGGCGCTGCGTGCCTTCGACGCCAGCGCGGAGCGGCTCGGGCTCGACTACCTCGACCTGTACCTGATCCACTGGCCGACGCCCGAGCGCGGGCTGTACGCCGAGACCTGGCGGGCGCTGGAGAAGCTGTACGCCGACGGCCGCGTCCGCGCGATCGGCGTGTCGAACTTCCAGCCGTCCCACCTGGACGAGCTGGCGCGCACCAGCTCGGTGGTGCCCGCGGTCAACCAGGTCGAGGTGCACCCGTACCTGCAGCAGGCCGAAGTCCGCGAGTACGACGAGAAGCACGGCATCGCCACCGAGGCGTGGAGCCCGCTGGCCAAGGGCGGCGACCTGCTCGCCGACCCGGTGGTGCGCGAGCTGGCGGGCAAGCACGACCGCACCCCGGCGCAGGTGGTGCTGCGCTGGCACCTGCAGCTGGGCAACGTGGTCATCCCCAAGTCGGTGACCCCGGCGCGCATCCGCGAGAACCTGGCGGTGTTCGACTTCACGCTGGCCGAGGAGGACCTGACCGCGCTCGCCACGCTCGACCGCGGTCACCGCACCGGGCCCGACCCCGACACCTTCAACGTGGCCTGA
- a CDS encoding ATP-dependent DNA ligase, translating to MELPVMPPVKPMLAKSVRDVPRGPGVLYEPKWDGFRCIVFRDGDEVELGSRNDRPLTRYFPELVDLLRAALPPRCVVDGEIVVVTGAGLDFDTLQNRLHPAASRVQKLAVETPASFVAFDLLALGDRDLTGEPFAERRRLLASLLSDALSQIVLTPVTDDPAVAEDWFTRFEGAGFDGVMAKPGDLPYEQDKRVMWKVKHERTADCVVAGFRWHKDGESVGSLLLGLYDETGRLHHVGVASSFTAARRRELVDELAPLRENALAEHPWRDWAEAQAHMGGRMPGGVSRWTGKKDLSWEPLRAEWVAEVRYEHVLAGRFRHGGRLVRFRPDRDPLSCTYAQLEEVAPAELTALFGAPG from the coding sequence GTGGAACTGCCCGTGATGCCGCCGGTCAAGCCGATGCTGGCCAAATCCGTCCGTGACGTGCCGCGCGGGCCAGGGGTGCTGTACGAACCGAAGTGGGACGGCTTCCGCTGCATCGTCTTCCGCGACGGTGACGAGGTCGAACTGGGTTCGCGCAACGACCGGCCGCTCACCCGGTACTTCCCGGAACTGGTCGACCTGCTGCGCGCCGCGTTGCCGCCGCGGTGCGTTGTGGACGGTGAGATCGTCGTGGTCACCGGCGCCGGGCTGGACTTCGACACCCTGCAGAACCGGCTGCACCCGGCGGCGTCCCGCGTGCAGAAGCTGGCGGTGGAGACACCGGCCAGCTTCGTCGCCTTCGACCTGCTCGCGCTCGGCGATCGCGACCTGACCGGCGAGCCGTTCGCCGAGCGCCGCCGCCTGCTGGCGAGCCTGCTCTCCGACGCGCTCTCGCAGATCGTGCTCACCCCGGTCACCGACGATCCGGCGGTCGCCGAGGACTGGTTCACCCGGTTCGAGGGCGCCGGGTTCGACGGCGTGATGGCCAAACCGGGCGACCTGCCGTACGAGCAGGACAAGCGCGTGATGTGGAAGGTCAAGCACGAGCGCACCGCCGACTGCGTGGTCGCCGGGTTCCGCTGGCACAAGGACGGCGAGAGCGTCGGCTCACTGCTGCTCGGCCTCTACGACGAAACCGGGAGACTCCACCACGTCGGCGTGGCCAGCAGTTTCACCGCCGCGCGGCGTCGCGAACTGGTCGACGAACTGGCGCCGCTGCGGGAGAATGCGCTGGCCGAGCACCCGTGGCGCGACTGGGCCGAAGCGCAGGCGCACATGGGCGGCCGGATGCCGGGCGGGGTCAGCCGGTGGACCGGCAAGAAGGACCTGTCGTGGGAACCGCTGCGCGCCGAATGGGTGGCCGAGGTCCGCTACGAGCACGTGCTGGCCGGCCGGTTCCGGCACGGCGGCAGGCTGGTGCGCTTCCGGCCCGACCGTGATCCGCTGTCCTGCACCTACGCCCAGCTCGAAGAGGTCGCGCCGGCCGAGCTGACCGCGTTGTTCGGGGCCCCGGGATGA